From Flavobacterium sp. 102, a single genomic window includes:
- a CDS encoding DUF3857 domain-containing protein has translation MKKLIVTLLLLVSGFTFSQKYELGKVTIEELNEKKCPSDTSAPAAILFNIGKTYFDYSHDLGFEIVTELSTKIKIYKKEGYGYANHSIGYFVGGKSKEKVMITKAFTYNVVNNKIEKTKLNSDGEFEEKVNNDWILKKITMPNVKEGSIVEYKIEIRSPYISNFPDWEFQKRIPVNYSEYTTKIPEYQVYNSHLKGYFTPTVINESKVRKIDYTYVEDANTILSKGLTTGRVSSTLEFTEKTTKYILKDLPALKEEDFVNNIKNYTAGVKHELASVQYPNEPFKSFTTDWETIVKSIYENEAFGSELNKSGYFEKDLDAVLNGVTSQEERIIAVFSFVKSRMNWNDMHGYRCNDGVRKAYQEKKGNVAEINLMLTSMLRYAGIEANPILISTRSNGVSLFPSRAAFDYVISGVELNNQVVLLDATNKFSLPNILPIRDLNWFGRIIRKNGSSAQIDLMPTFNSKDIVNIMATIGADGNINGKIRDQYFDYNAFIYRVNYHGVTKESYIEKLEKRHQGLEIEEYEVLNADDLSKPIVENYSFTSTNSVEIIGDKMYVSPFMFFATTENPFKQETRQYPVDFVYPNQDKYNINLSIPEGYVVETLPQPKAVSMPEEMGSFKYNLSNNGNVVQVIFTLDINRAIIGSEYYQALKNFYKEMINKQTEKIVLKKV, from the coding sequence ATGAAAAAACTAATTGTCACCCTATTATTATTGGTTAGCGGATTTACTTTTTCTCAAAAATACGAACTGGGAAAAGTTACCATAGAAGAGTTAAATGAAAAAAAATGTCCTAGTGATACTTCAGCGCCAGCGGCAATTTTATTTAACATAGGAAAAACTTATTTTGATTATTCACATGATCTCGGTTTTGAAATTGTTACGGAGTTATCTACTAAAATCAAAATATATAAAAAGGAAGGATATGGTTATGCTAATCATTCCATTGGTTATTTTGTCGGCGGAAAATCTAAAGAGAAAGTAATGATAACAAAAGCTTTTACTTACAATGTTGTAAATAATAAAATTGAAAAGACAAAGCTCAATAGCGATGGTGAATTTGAGGAGAAAGTAAATAATGATTGGATACTGAAAAAAATTACTATGCCCAATGTTAAAGAAGGTTCAATAGTTGAATATAAAATCGAGATACGCTCACCCTATATTTCTAATTTCCCGGACTGGGAATTTCAAAAAAGAATACCCGTAAATTATTCTGAATATACCACAAAAATTCCCGAGTATCAAGTATACAACTCACACCTTAAAGGTTATTTTACTCCAACAGTCATTAATGAAAGTAAAGTAAGAAAGATTGATTATACTTATGTTGAAGATGCAAATACAATTTTATCAAAAGGATTAACTACCGGAAGAGTAAGTTCTACCTTAGAGTTTACAGAAAAAACCACAAAATATATTCTTAAAGATTTACCGGCTTTAAAAGAGGAAGATTTTGTAAATAACATTAAAAATTACACAGCCGGAGTTAAACATGAATTGGCGTCAGTTCAGTATCCAAATGAACCATTTAAAAGCTTTACTACCGATTGGGAAACAATTGTAAAAAGTATATATGAAAATGAAGCTTTCGGGTCTGAACTCAATAAATCCGGTTATTTTGAAAAGGATTTAGATGCTGTTTTAAATGGAGTTACTTCTCAAGAAGAGCGAATCATAGCGGTATTTAGTTTTGTGAAGTCTAGAATGAATTGGAATGATATGCATGGGTATCGTTGTAACGATGGCGTTAGAAAAGCTTACCAAGAGAAGAAAGGAAATGTGGCCGAAATCAACTTAATGCTTACTTCAATGTTAAGGTATGCCGGAATTGAAGCCAATCCAATTTTGATTAGTACCCGATCTAACGGCGTTTCGCTTTTCCCTTCAAGAGCAGCTTTTGATTATGTAATTTCCGGTGTTGAATTGAACAATCAAGTTGTTTTATTGGATGCCACGAATAAATTCTCGTTACCAAATATTCTGCCAATTCGTGATTTGAATTGGTTTGGAAGAATCATCAGAAAGAACGGCAGTTCGGCACAGATAGATTTAATGCCAACATTCAATTCTAAAGATATTGTAAATATAATGGCTACAATTGGTGCCGATGGTAATATAAACGGAAAAATCAGAGACCAATATTTTGATTACAATGCCTTTATTTACAGAGTAAATTACCATGGTGTCACCAAGGAAAGTTATATTGAAAAGTTAGAAAAAAGACATCAAGGGTTAGAAATAGAAGAATATGAAGTGTTGAATGCAGACGACCTATCTAAACCGATTGTAGAAAATTATAGCTTTACCTCAACCAATTCAGTAGAAATTATTGGCGATAAAATGTATGTTTCCCCTTTTATGTTTTTTGCAACTACAGAAAATCCATTTAAACAAGAAACCCGCCAATATCCGGTAGATTTTGTCTATCCAAATCAGGATAAATATAACATCAATCTCTCCATTCCTGAAGGATATGTTGTAGAAACTTTACCACAGCCCAAAGCGGTTAGTATGCCTGAAGAAATGGGAAGTTTTAAGTATAATTTATCTAATAATGGAAATGTAGTCCAGGTAATATTTACCTTAGATATCAACCGAGCCATCATAGGTTCGGAATATTATCAAGCGTTGAAAAATTTTTACAAAGAAATGATCAACAAGCAAACAGAAAAAATTGTGCTTAAAAAAGTATAG
- a CDS encoding DUF3857 domain-containing protein yields MFRNWMLFLFAIVITNVYSQSLGIEEVTKTELKQIKHEKDTSAPAAILYKKGRTYFKYSSKSGFTSYTEIALKIKIYKNKGLKWADFQIPYYIGYKFLEDEAVEIKKAYTYNLENDKIIKVKVAGESKFKDRINENWNVKKITFPNVKVGSIIELNYQLKTENLTELPDFQYQYEIPVDKVEYTTKIPEFYIYKGIKTGYAEIETDAVLENASQSFDDQYSRTMTMNYKQVKTSYKAQNIPALQEEEYVNNINNYYSKIKHELEVIRMPEEKPKPIATTWNDIAKSIYSQKEFGGELEKNKYFIDDLRTIVKETDSLETKMNKVFNHLKNRMNWDGNYGYYPRKEIDKAYDERTGNVAEINLILTAMLRLSGLEAYPILLSTRDNGLAAFPNKTFLNYVIASVNIKGKVYLLDATDKISNVNFIPVRALNQFGVLMKKDGTSEEIDLMPKINSHTSTNILVTINNEGEALGKVRNQYWEYNAYVFEQKNDGYTTESLIEKLEKTYQGLEVSEYTVQKTTDFSKPTIENYAFISSNSVEIIGDKMYVAPLLFFTLTENPFKQETRKYPVDFVFPHQQKFNISIKIPEGYSIEKIPDPKAIAMPDNLAGMKYNILTTGNQVQLLYTFDMNQAVIGSEYYEALKSFYKEMINKQTEKIVLKRM; encoded by the coding sequence ATGTTTAGAAATTGGATGTTGTTTCTTTTTGCGATTGTCATTACCAATGTCTATTCTCAATCATTAGGTATCGAAGAGGTAACAAAAACTGAACTGAAGCAAATCAAACATGAAAAAGATACTTCAGCACCAGCAGCCATTTTATATAAAAAAGGACGAACTTATTTCAAGTATTCCAGCAAATCAGGATTTACTTCCTATACTGAAATAGCTTTGAAAATAAAGATTTATAAAAATAAAGGACTTAAATGGGCTGACTTTCAAATTCCTTACTACATAGGTTATAAGTTTTTAGAAGATGAAGCAGTGGAAATCAAGAAAGCCTATACTTATAATCTGGAAAATGACAAAATCATCAAAGTAAAGGTAGCAGGAGAAAGTAAATTTAAAGACAGAATCAATGAAAATTGGAATGTCAAGAAAATTACCTTTCCCAATGTAAAAGTAGGTTCCATAATTGAGCTTAATTATCAACTAAAAACTGAAAATTTAACCGAGTTACCCGATTTTCAGTACCAATATGAAATTCCTGTAGACAAAGTAGAATACACTACTAAAATCCCTGAATTCTATATCTATAAAGGCATCAAAACAGGTTATGCCGAGATCGAAACTGATGCCGTTTTGGAAAACGCTTCCCAGTCGTTTGATGATCAATATAGCAGAACGATGACGATGAATTACAAACAAGTAAAAACATCTTATAAGGCTCAAAATATTCCAGCATTACAAGAAGAAGAGTATGTAAATAATATTAATAACTACTACAGTAAAATAAAGCACGAGTTAGAAGTTATCAGAATGCCCGAAGAAAAACCAAAACCAATCGCAACGACTTGGAATGATATAGCCAAATCTATTTATAGTCAAAAAGAATTTGGTGGCGAGCTAGAGAAAAACAAATATTTTATTGACGATTTAAGAACAATCGTAAAAGAAACAGATTCTCTGGAAACTAAGATGAATAAAGTATTCAATCATCTTAAAAACAGAATGAATTGGGATGGCAATTACGGCTATTATCCGAGAAAAGAAATTGATAAAGCGTATGACGAGAGAACCGGTAATGTCGCTGAAATCAATCTTATTTTAACGGCAATGCTCAGACTAAGCGGGCTAGAAGCTTATCCTATTTTATTAAGTACCAGAGATAATGGTTTAGCGGCATTCCCTAATAAAACTTTCCTTAATTACGTAATTGCCTCAGTAAATATAAAAGGCAAAGTTTATTTACTAGATGCTACGGACAAAATTTCTAATGTTAATTTTATACCTGTCAGAGCTCTGAATCAGTTTGGGGTTTTGATGAAAAAAGACGGAACATCGGAGGAAATTGATTTGATGCCCAAAATAAATTCTCATACTTCAACTAATATTTTGGTAACTATTAACAACGAAGGTGAAGCATTAGGAAAAGTCAGAAACCAATATTGGGAATACAATGCCTATGTTTTCGAACAAAAAAATGACGGATATACTACGGAAAGCTTAATAGAAAAGCTTGAAAAGACTTATCAAGGGCTCGAAGTTTCAGAATACACTGTTCAAAAAACCACTGATTTTTCAAAACCCACCATTGAAAATTATGCTTTTATATCAAGTAATTCGGTTGAAATTATTGGAGATAAAATGTATGTTGCACCTTTGTTGTTTTTTACTTTAACTGAAAATCCATTCAAACAAGAAACCAGAAAATATCCGGTTGATTTTGTATTTCCACACCAACAAAAATTTAATATTAGTATCAAAATCCCTGAGGGCTATTCAATAGAAAAAATCCCTGATCCAAAGGCGATAGCAATGCCGGACAATTTAGCCGGCATGAAATATAATATTTTAACAACAGGTAATCAAGTTCAATTACTTTATACCTTTGACATGAATCAAGCCGTTATAGGTTCGGAATATTATGAAGCGTTGAAAAGCTTCTACAAAGAAATGATCAACAAGCAAACGGAAAAAATCGTTTTAAAGAGAATGTAA
- a CDS encoding nucleotide pyrophosphohydrolase, giving the protein MDIKNAQQEVDHWIKNHGVRYFNELTNMAQLTEEVGEVARIIARRYGEQSEKESDKNKDLGEELADVVFVVLCLANQTGIDLQAAFDKKLDLKTNRDHDRHQNNEKLK; this is encoded by the coding sequence ATGGATATCAAAAACGCCCAACAAGAAGTAGACCACTGGATCAAAAATCACGGTGTTCGGTATTTTAATGAATTGACCAATATGGCACAACTCACCGAAGAAGTTGGAGAAGTAGCCCGAATCATAGCCCGTCGCTACGGAGAACAATCCGAAAAAGAAAGCGATAAAAATAAAGACCTTGGCGAAGAACTGGCCGATGTTGTTTTTGTAGTTTTGTGCCTGGCGAACCAAACTGGAATCGATTTGCAAGCGGCATTTGATAAAAAACTGGATTTAAAAACCAATCGCGATCACGATAGACATCAGAACAACGAAAAACTAAAATAA
- a CDS encoding multidrug efflux SMR transporter encodes MSWILLIIAGLFEVGFATCLGKAKETSGNISMFWYGGFLVCLTISMFLLVKATKELPIGTAYAVWTGIGAVGSVLVGILVFKEPATFWRVFFISTLILSIVGLKIVSK; translated from the coding sequence GTGAGTTGGATTTTACTAATTATCGCCGGATTGTTTGAAGTAGGTTTTGCCACTTGTTTAGGCAAAGCCAAAGAAACTTCGGGGAATATTTCAATGTTTTGGTACGGGGGATTTTTAGTTTGCCTGACCATTAGCATGTTTTTATTGGTAAAAGCTACTAAAGAATTACCCATCGGAACCGCTTATGCTGTTTGGACCGGAATTGGCGCTGTTGGAAGCGTTTTGGTTGGGATTCTTGTATTCAAAGAACCCGCTACTTTTTGGCGCGTATTTTTTATTTCAACTTTAATTTTATCTATAGTCGGATTGAAAATTGTTTCTAAATAA
- a CDS encoding 3-phosphoshikimate 1-carboxyvinyltransferase, with protein sequence MDLQLKPSIVNQQSLIKITGSKSETNRLLLLKALYPNLTLENTSNSDDSEVMAKALRASNLVDVHHAGTAMRFLTAFFAIQENSEVVLTGSSRMKERPIKILVEALQQLGAEITYEENDGFPPIRIKGKKLIQRKVSLPANVSSQYISALLLIAPKLENGIELTLEGEITSFPYIKMTLALLNEIGVKTAFVGNKISVENLSLIPYPLSLVVESDWSSASYFYSITALSKIGTEITLSSYKQNSLQGDSALVEIYKYFGVETVFENNTIVLRKAGNCQLSIVNCQLNSSPDIAQTIAVTCFGLGIGCHLTGLHTLKIKETDRLEALKMELTKLGAIVSVTNDSLTLEPSVAINENVAVKTYQDHRMAMAFAPLALKVPMVIEEAEVVSKSYPTFWEDLKSIGFAISELK encoded by the coding sequence ATGGATTTACAACTAAAACCATCAATTGTTAATCAGCAATCTTTAATCAAAATTACCGGTTCCAAATCGGAAACTAACCGTTTATTACTGCTAAAGGCTTTGTATCCAAATCTTACCTTGGAAAATACCTCCAACTCCGATGATTCCGAGGTCATGGCTAAAGCATTGCGAGCTTCCAACCTTGTAGATGTACATCACGCCGGAACCGCTATGCGTTTTCTTACCGCTTTTTTCGCCATTCAGGAAAACAGCGAAGTGGTTTTAACCGGTTCGTCCCGAATGAAAGAACGTCCAATCAAGATTTTAGTAGAAGCGTTACAACAACTCGGAGCCGAAATCACTTACGAAGAAAACGATGGTTTTCCGCCAATCAGAATCAAAGGCAAAAAGCTAATACAAAGGAAAGTTTCTCTTCCGGCGAATGTCAGTAGCCAATATATTTCGGCACTTTTACTCATCGCGCCCAAATTAGAAAACGGAATCGAACTAACCTTAGAAGGTGAAATCACTTCTTTTCCTTATATCAAAATGACTTTAGCTTTACTCAATGAAATTGGCGTAAAAACGGCTTTCGTCGGTAATAAAATCAGTGTTGAAAACTTATCCCTTATCCCTTATCCCTTATCTCTTGTAGTTGAATCAGATTGGTCTTCAGCATCCTATTTTTACTCAATTACAGCGTTGTCAAAAATTGGAACTGAAATAACACTTTCCAGTTACAAACAAAACAGCCTGCAAGGCGACAGCGCTTTGGTAGAAATATATAAATATTTCGGAGTAGAAACAGTTTTTGAAAACAATACAATAGTTTTGAGAAAGGCTGGTAATTGTCAATTATCAATTGTCAATTGTCAATTAAATTCCTCTCCAGACATCGCCCAAACCATTGCGGTTACTTGCTTCGGGTTAGGAATAGGTTGTCATTTAACCGGTTTGCATACACTAAAAATTAAAGAAACCGACAGACTGGAAGCTTTAAAAATGGAATTAACTAAGCTCGGAGCCATTGTGTCTGTTACCAACGACAGTTTAACTTTGGAACCATCAGTAGCGATAAATGAAAATGTTGCTGTTAAGACCTACCAAGACCACCGAATGGCGATGGCTTTTGCACCATTGGCACTCAAAGTTCCAATGGTTATCGAAGAAGCCGAAGTCGTTTCCAAATCCTATCCGACCTTTTGGGAAGATTTAAAGAGCATAGGATTTGCCATTTCAGAATTGAAATAA
- the queA gene encoding tRNA preQ1(34) S-adenosylmethionine ribosyltransferase-isomerase QueA, which yields MKLSHFQFNLPTELLAEFPVENRDESRLMVVNRKTKTIEHKLFKDIIDYFDDGDVMILNNTKVFPARMYGNKEKTGARIEVFLLRELNAEQRLWDVLVDPARKIRIGNKLYFGEDDSLVAEVIDNTTSRGRTLRFLYDGSYTEFRKKLTELGETPIPKYINREVNEDDAERYQTIYAKEEGAVAAPTAGLHFSKHLLKRLEIKGIDFAEVTLHVGLGTFNPVEVEDLSKHKMDSEELIISQEACDIVNSAKVKKKKICCIGTTSMRAIESSVSSARTMNPYTGWTNKFIFPPYDFSIADCMVTNFHTPKSTLLMMVSAFCGHDLMKKAYEEAIKEKYRFYSYGDAMLII from the coding sequence ATGAAATTATCTCACTTTCAATTCAATTTACCAACCGAATTACTAGCTGAATTTCCTGTAGAAAACCGCGACGAATCAAGATTGATGGTCGTTAACCGAAAAACCAAAACCATTGAACACAAATTATTCAAAGACATTATCGATTATTTCGACGATGGCGATGTAATGATTTTGAACAATACCAAAGTTTTTCCGGCGCGTATGTACGGAAACAAAGAAAAAACCGGCGCGCGTATTGAAGTTTTCTTATTAAGAGAACTAAATGCTGAACAACGTCTTTGGGATGTATTAGTAGATCCGGCACGTAAAATCAGAATTGGAAACAAATTATATTTTGGAGAAGACGATTCATTAGTAGCGGAAGTTATTGATAACACCACTTCTCGCGGAAGAACTTTGCGTTTCCTTTACGATGGTTCGTACACCGAATTCAGAAAAAAATTAACCGAATTAGGAGAAACGCCGATTCCAAAGTACATCAACCGCGAAGTAAATGAAGACGATGCCGAGCGTTACCAAACCATTTATGCCAAAGAAGAAGGCGCAGTGGCGGCTCCAACAGCCGGCTTGCACTTCTCCAAACATTTATTGAAAAGATTAGAAATCAAAGGAATTGACTTTGCCGAGGTGACTTTACATGTTGGTTTAGGAACGTTCAATCCGGTTGAGGTAGAAGATTTGTCTAAACACAAAATGGACTCCGAAGAACTAATCATTTCCCAAGAAGCTTGCGACATTGTCAACAGTGCCAAAGTGAAAAAGAAAAAAATATGCTGTATCGGAACTACTTCGATGAGAGCGATTGAAAGTTCGGTTTCTTCAGCAAGAACGATGAATCCTTACACAGGTTGGACGAATAAATTCATTTTTCCACCTTACGATTTCAGCATCGCCGATTGTATGGTGACCAATTTCCATACGCCAAAATCAACTTTATTGATGATGGTTTCAGCTTTTTGCGGTCATGATTTAATGAAAAAAGCTTACGAAGAAGCCATCAAAGAAAAATACCGTTTCTACTCTTATGGAGATGCAATGTTAATCATCTAA
- the kynU gene encoding kynureninase, whose translation MTFQNTREFAQQLDSQDELNNYRNEFIFPQHNGKNVIYFTGNSLGLQPKRTKKYVDEVMNDWGNLAVEGHFYAEKPWWDYHERFANPLSGIVGAKPSEITVMNTLTVNLHLLMVSFYKPTTTRYKIICEEKAFPSDQYMFQSQVNFRGYKTEDAIVEIKRREGEHNIRLEDVVAKINEVGDELALVLIGGVNYYTGQVFDMKTITEAGHKVGAIVGFDLAHAAGNIELKLHEWNVDFAAWCSYKYMNSGPGNASGCFVHEKHHHADLPRFAGWWGHNKERRFKMEPQFDPVHGADGWQVSNLPILSLAPYLASAEMFAEVGMEKLIKKRNQLTAYLEFILHEIDAAIDGTEFEIITPNNQEERACQLSVFLHGQGRSLFDYLMKNGVITDWREPNVIRLAPAPFYCSYEDMYEFGQILKRGILTK comes from the coding sequence ATGACTTTTCAAAATACCCGCGAATTTGCACAACAATTGGATTCGCAAGACGAATTAAATAACTACCGAAATGAGTTCATTTTTCCACAACACAATGGCAAAAACGTCATTTATTTTACTGGGAACTCTTTGGGATTACAACCCAAACGCACCAAAAAATATGTTGATGAGGTCATGAACGATTGGGGAAATCTAGCCGTTGAAGGCCATTTCTACGCCGAAAAACCTTGGTGGGATTACCACGAAAGATTTGCCAATCCGTTGAGCGGAATAGTTGGTGCAAAACCTTCCGAAATTACAGTAATGAATACTTTGACGGTGAATTTACACTTGTTAATGGTATCTTTTTACAAACCAACAACTACTCGATATAAAATCATTTGCGAAGAGAAAGCCTTTCCTTCCGACCAATACATGTTCCAAAGTCAAGTGAACTTTAGAGGTTACAAAACCGAAGATGCTATAGTTGAAATCAAACGCAGAGAAGGCGAACACAACATCCGCTTGGAAGACGTTGTAGCCAAAATCAATGAAGTAGGCGATGAGTTAGCCTTAGTATTAATCGGTGGTGTGAATTATTACACCGGACAAGTTTTCGATATGAAAACCATCACCGAAGCCGGACACAAAGTGGGTGCAATCGTCGGATTTGATTTGGCACACGCCGCCGGAAATATAGAATTAAAATTACACGAATGGAATGTTGATTTTGCCGCATGGTGCAGTTACAAATACATGAATTCCGGACCGGGAAATGCTTCGGGATGTTTTGTGCATGAAAAACACCATCATGCCGATTTACCTCGTTTTGCCGGTTGGTGGGGACATAATAAAGAGCGTCGTTTTAAAATGGAACCGCAATTTGATCCGGTTCATGGCGCTGATGGTTGGCAAGTAAGCAACTTGCCGATATTGTCTTTAGCACCTTATTTGGCTTCAGCCGAAATGTTCGCCGAAGTGGGTATGGAAAAACTAATCAAGAAACGAAACCAATTGACAGCTTACTTAGAATTTATCCTTCACGAAATTGACGCAGCCATAGACGGAACAGAGTTTGAAATCATCACGCCAAACAATCAAGAAGAAAGAGCTTGTCAACTGTCCGTTTTCCTTCACGGACAAGGCAGAAGTTTGTTCGACTATTTAATGAAAAACGGGGTGATTACCGATTGGCGTGAACCCAACGTAATCCGCCTGGCACCAGCTCCTTTTTATTGTTCTTATGAAGATATGTATGAGTTCGGACAAATCTTAAAACGTGGAATTTTAACCAAATAA
- a CDS encoding T9SS type A sorting domain-containing protein, whose translation MKTKLHFGIVAFFVFIATSNAQVSEKESEARLWIKENEKELLINPDDTFSLRFVRKTQAGETLRFQQLKNGVPVFDSEILVHFSPYGEITSTASTYKASIADINTTPSITKENAIAISNQALEISGDITFQENKLVVYDKLGGTKLVYRVVTDSFSKAGSWETIVDAQTGEVLSVKDIAYYYNKHKHDKKESNPPVSMAPLAFVSGSGMVFNPDPLSQAGVAYGAAGYTDGNDAATTQLNNARTSVTLPQIDLTGGVYKLKSTYAEIKELGSPAKGLFTQATSTFNFTRSEDGFEAVNAFYHIDKSMRYINETLGIPCLPYQAANAGVVFFDPHGANSQDNSFYSNGQLQFGEGGVDDAEDADVVLHELGHGLHDWITGGGLSQVNGLSEGSGDYWAVSYSRSLNQWASNTAHYNWVFGWDGHNTFWNGRTTDYGASYSGGLVGQIHTDGQIWGTVLMKIWDGIGREKTDKAFLNGLDLTTSNTNQQNAAIAVRTAAMDMNYPCADVAFMTEKFEEAGYIMPSISLRMNPIPNQTVQAGASNTYTLPSYAELANPITNSCDAGLTQSPVVGTVLAPGTYSITMVATSGSTVSRTFNLTILPFLDINENVRNNFIMYPNPAANVITVKGEFESNESVSIHNILGQLVMNKAITSNEQSIDVSNLASGVYTVTFNTAKVSRKFIKE comes from the coding sequence ATGAAAACTAAATTACATTTTGGAATCGTTGCTTTTTTTGTCTTTATAGCGACAAGCAATGCCCAAGTTTCAGAAAAAGAATCAGAAGCAAGATTATGGATAAAAGAAAATGAAAAAGAATTGCTAATCAATCCTGATGATACTTTTTCACTTCGATTTGTTAGAAAAACACAAGCCGGGGAAACACTTCGATTCCAACAATTGAAAAATGGTGTGCCTGTTTTTGATTCAGAAATATTAGTGCATTTTTCTCCTTATGGTGAAATTACAAGCACGGCTTCAACGTATAAAGCTTCAATCGCTGATATTAATACAACACCTTCCATTACTAAAGAAAATGCAATTGCCATTTCCAATCAAGCATTGGAGATTTCAGGAGATATTACTTTCCAAGAAAACAAATTGGTAGTATATGATAAGCTTGGCGGAACTAAATTAGTTTACAGAGTTGTAACCGATTCATTTTCTAAAGCAGGAAGTTGGGAAACTATAGTGGATGCGCAAACGGGAGAAGTTTTAAGTGTTAAAGACATTGCTTACTACTATAACAAACACAAACACGACAAAAAAGAGAGCAATCCTCCGGTATCAATGGCGCCTTTAGCTTTTGTTTCGGGAAGCGGAATGGTGTTTAATCCTGATCCGCTTTCTCAAGCAGGTGTAGCTTATGGAGCTGCAGGATATACTGATGGGAATGATGCAGCAACTACGCAGTTGAACAATGCAAGAACTTCGGTTACATTACCACAAATTGATTTGACAGGTGGTGTTTATAAACTAAAAAGTACTTATGCTGAAATCAAAGAATTGGGTTCTCCTGCCAAAGGTCTTTTTACTCAAGCTACTTCAACTTTTAATTTCACCAGATCTGAAGATGGATTTGAAGCGGTAAATGCTTTTTACCATATTGATAAAAGTATGCGTTATATCAATGAAACTTTAGGTATTCCATGTTTGCCTTACCAAGCGGCTAATGCTGGTGTTGTTTTCTTTGATCCTCATGGTGCCAATAGTCAAGACAATTCATTTTATTCAAATGGACAATTACAGTTTGGCGAAGGTGGTGTTGATGATGCTGAAGATGCCGATGTGGTTTTACACGAATTAGGACACGGATTACATGATTGGATTACCGGTGGTGGATTGTCACAAGTTAACGGTTTAAGTGAAGGTTCAGGAGATTATTGGGCTGTTTCTTATAGCAGAAGTTTGAATCAATGGGCTTCTAATACAGCTCATTACAACTGGGTTTTCGGTTGGGATGGACACAATACTTTTTGGAATGGAAGAACCACCGATTATGGAGCGTCATACAGTGGCGGATTAGTGGGCCAAATCCATACAGATGGTCAAATTTGGGGAACAGTTTTAATGAAAATTTGGGATGGAATTGGAAGAGAAAAGACAGACAAAGCATTTCTTAATGGTTTAGATTTAACCACAAGCAATACAAACCAACAAAATGCGGCTATTGCAGTAAGAACTGCGGCTATGGATATGAACTATCCATGTGCAGATGTTGCCTTTATGACAGAAAAATTCGAAGAAGCCGGGTATATAATGCCTTCAATTTCTTTAAGAATGAATCCTATTCCTAATCAAACGGTTCAAGCAGGTGCTTCAAATACTTACACATTGCCAAGTTATGCCGAATTAGCCAATCCAATCACAAATAGTTGTGATGCCGGTTTAACACAATCTCCGGTTGTCGGAACAGTTTTAGCGCCGGGAACTTATTCCATAACTATGGTGGCTACGAGCGGTTCAACTGTTTCCAGAACTTTCAATCTAACTATTTTACCTTTCCTTGACATAAATGAAAATGTTAGAAATAATTTTATCATGTATCCAAATCCTGCTGCTAATGTTATCACAGTAAAAGGAGAATTTGAGAGCAACGAAAGTGTATCTATTCACAACATCCTTGGTCAATTGGTCATGAATAAAGCCATTACTTCAAATGAACAAAGTATTGATGTTTCCAATTTGGCTTCAGGAGTTTACACTGTAACTTTTAACACTGCCAAAGTAAGTAGAAAGTTCATTAAAGAATAA